Genomic DNA from Nonomuraea rubra:
CCGCACCCCGAGCCGGGCGCCTCCTCGCTCTACCAGACCGTCCCGTTCCGGCAGGACACCTCCTACCTGGCCATCGGCGAGCGCTGCAACACCAACGGCTCCAAGGCCTTCCGCGAGGCCATGCTGGAGGGCCGGTGGGACGACTGCGTCGAGACGGCCCGCGACCAGGCCCGCGACGGCGCCCACATGCTCGACCTGTGCGTCGACTACGTCGGCCGCGACGGCGTGGCCGACATGAAGGAGCTGGCCTTCCGCTTCGCCACCGCCTCCACGCTGCCGATCATGCTCGACTCGACCGAGCCCGCGGTGCTGCAGGCCGGCCTCGAGATGCTGGGCGGGCGCGCCGCGGTCAACTCCGTCAACTACGAGGACGGCGCCGGCCCCGACTCCCGCTTCCAGAAGATCATGCGGCTGGTGCGCGAGCACGGCTCGGCCGTGGTCGCCCTGACCATCGACGAGGAGGGCCAGGCCCGCACCGCCGACCACAAGATCCGCGTCGCCACCCGCCTGGTGGAGGACCTGACCGCCAACTGGGGCATGCGGGTCGAGGACATCATCGTCGACTGCCTGACCTTCCCCATCGCCACGGGCCAGGAGGAGACCAGGCGCGACGGCCTGGAGACCATCGAGGCCATCCGCGAGCTCAAGCGCCGCTACCCGGGCGTGCAGACCACGCTGGGCCTGTCCAACATCAGCTTCGGCCTCAACCCGGCCGCCCGCATGGTGCTCAACTCGGTGTTCCTCAACGAGTGCGTCAACGCCGGGCTCGACTCCGCGATCGTGCACGCCTCCAAGATCCTGCCGATGGCGCGCATCCCCGACGAGCAGCGCCAGGTCGCGCTCGACATGGTCTACGACCGCCGCCGCGAGGGCTACGACCCGCTGCAGAAGTTCATGGACCTGTTCGAGGGCGTGGACGCCGCCGCCATGCGCGCCGGCAAGGCCGAGGAGCTGGCCGCGCTGCCGCTGTGGGAGCGGCTCAAGCGGCGCATCATCGACGGCGAGCGCAAGGGCCTGGAGGCCGACCTCGACGCCGCCCTGGCGCAGCGCCCCGCCCTGGAGATCATCAACGAGGTGCTGCTCGACGGCATGAAGACGGTCGGCGAGCTGTTCGGCTCCGGCCAGATGCAGCTGCCGTTCGTGCTCCAGTCGGCCGAGGTGATGAAGACCGCCGTCGCCTACCTCGAGCCGCACATGGAGCGCGTCGAGGGCGAGACGAAGGGCCGCATCGTGCTGGCCACCGTCAAGGGCGACGTGCACGACATCGGCAAGAACCTCGTCGACATCATCCTGTCCAACAACGGCTACCAGGTCGTCAACCTCGGCATCAAGCAGCCCGTCTCGGCCATCCTCGAGGCCGCCGACGAGCAGAAGGCCGACGTCATCGGCATGTCCGGGCTGCTGGTGAAGTCCACGGTCATCATGAAGGAGAACCTGGAGGAGATGAACTCCAGGGGCCTGTCGGAGAAGTACCCGGTGCTGCTCGGCGGCGCCGCGCTGACCCGCGCCTACGTCGAGCAGGACCTGGCCGAGCTGTTCGAGGGCGAGGTGCGCTACGCCCGCGACGCGTTCGAGGGGCTGCGGCTGATGGACGCGTTCATGGCCGTCAAGCGCGGCGTGCAGGGCGCGACGCTGCCGCCGCTGCGCGAGCGGCGCGTCAAGACCGGCGCGACGCTCGTCCGCACGCCCGTCGAGGAGCTGCCCGCCCGCTCCGACGTGGCCGCCGACAATCCGGTCCCGCGCGCGCCGTTCCACGGCGACCGCGTGGTCAAGGGCATCTCGCTGAACGAGTACGCCGCCTTCCTCGACGAGCGGGCCCTGTTCCTCGGCCAGTGGGGGCTCAAGCCCACCAGGGGCGGCGACGGGCCCGGCTACGAGGAGCTGGTCGAGACCGAGGGCCGGCCGCGGCTGCGCATGTGGCTGGAGCGCATGCAGACCGAGGGCCTGCTGGAGGCGGCCGTCGTCTACGGCTACTTCCCGTGCGTCGCCGACGGCGACTCGCTGATCATCCTGGACGACGACGGCAGCGAGCGCACCCGCTTCACCTTCCCGCGCCAGCGCCGCGACCGGCACCTGTGCCTGTCCGACTTCTTCCGCGGCAAGGACACCGGCGAGGTCGACGTGGTCGGCTTCCAGGTGGCCACGATGGGCGCGAAGATCTCCGAGGCCACGGCCGAGCTGTTCGCCAAGGACGCCTACCGCGACTACCTGGAGCTGCACGGCCTGTCGGTGCAGCTCACCGAGGCGCTGGCCGAGTACTGGCACGCCCGGGTCCGCTCGGAGTGGGGCATCGGCGGCGAGGAGTCGCTCGACGACATGCTGAAGGTCAACATCCAGGGCTGCCGCTACTCCTTCGGCTACCCGGCCTGCCCGAACCTGGAGGACCAGAAGCAGCTGTTCGAGCTGCTCGCGCCCGAGCGCATCGGGGTGACCCTGTCGGAGGAGTTCCAGCTCCACCCCGAGCAGGCCACCTCGGCGCTGGTCGCCCACCACCCGGAGGCCAAGTACTTCAACGTCTGACAGCAGACGTCCCGCCCGCCCGCCGTTCAGCCCGGACAACCATCATGGCGGGTGGCAGCACCGATCGGGGGGCAGGAATGCAAGCGGTTTTCTTCGACATGGACGGCCTGCTGGTCGACAGCGAGCGCGTCTGGCTGCGGATCGAGACCGAGGTGATGGCCAGGCTCGGCGCCGAGTGGACGCCCGAGCACCAGGTCCACCTGGTGGGCGGCTCGATGGAGCGCACCGTCGACTACATGCTGGCCGTCTCGGGCGCCGCCGTGCCGCCGGAGACCGTGCGTGAGTGGATGGTCACCGGCATGGTGAGCCGGCTGACCGCCGGGGTGCACGTCATGCCTGGTGCGTCCGAGCTGCTCGACGGCCTGCGCGCCGAGGGGGTGCCGGTGGGGCTGGTCACCTCCTCGCTGAAGGAGATCGCCGACGCGGTGCTCAAGAGCGTCGGCCGGGACCGCTTCGACGTCGTGGTCACCGCCGACGACGTGACCCGTACCAAGCCGGACCCGGAGCCGTACCTGACGGCCGCCCGGCTGCTCGGCGTGCAGCCGGTGCGGTGCGTGGTCCTGGAGGACTCCCCGAACGGCGTGGCCGCCGCGACCGCGGCCGGCTGCGCCGTCGTGGCCGTGCCGAGCCTGCTGCCGATCGAGCCGGCGGCCGGCCGCCTGGTGGTCCCGTCCCTGACGGAGGTCGGGGTCGCCGATCTCAGGGATCTTCTGCCGTCCTGACGCGTTACCCCTAAGGGAAATGTGGTTCTCGCGGAGGAGGCGGACGAGCCTCCGCGTGCCAGGATGGAGGGCACGAGCGAGCGATGACGAGGGGGCGGCGAGATGGGTAACTTCGAGGCGATCGCCTGGCTGCCGCTGTGCGCCGGCGTGACCATCGCCGGGCTGGCGCTGGCCTTCCTGGCCTTCAGGCGCAGGGGAGCGGCCGCGGGCCTGCGGGTGACGGCGTGGGCGCTGCTGCCGGTCGCGGCCTACCTCACGGGCGCGCTGCAGGCCCTGTGGCGGATCGGCACCACCGTGGTGGGCTTCGTGACCGGCCTGGTGTTCAACCCGTCCGTGTGGGCCGGCGTGGCCGTGGCGGGGCTGTCGGTGGTGCTGTTCGTGGTGTCGGGCGTGATGCGCGGCAGGCGGCTGTCGCTCAGCCGCAAGAAGAAGAGCGACGACGGCGGCGCGCCGGCCCAGGGCGGGCCCGCCAAGCAGGCCCCCGCCGCTGCCAAGCCGCAGCAGGCGGCGGGCAGGCCGCAGCAGCCGGCCGTCTCCCAGAAGCCGGCGAGCAAGGGCGAGGACGACTTCTCCGACATCGAGGAGCTCCTCAAGCGGCGCGGCATCAGCTGATCCACTTGCCGGAGGTCTTTGTGTCACGGTTCCGAGACGCAACCGGAACCTGTTCAGGACATTCGTTCAAGATCGATACGAATCAGTTTCGCAACAATCACAGATTAGCCACATAGCGGCCTGAGGGACTAGTCATAGCAGCTCAGGCCATAGATTCTGCCTCCTGAGGTCCGCGAGTCGGGTCTACAGTAACCACGCGTTAAGACAGCGTTGTCTTGTACCAGGGGGCATCTCGGCATGACCGCACCGCTAGACGTTTCCGGTTCCGCGGCGGAGGCACATCCGGAGTCGGTGCTCAAGGGAGCGGGCAAGGCCATCCAGGGCCGATCGCTGACGAGGATCGCGTGGATGCGCCTGCGCCGCGACAAGGTGGCACTCGGCGGTGGCGTCGTCGTGCTCCTGCTGATCCTCGTGGCGATCTTCTCCACGCCGATCATCTCCCTGTTCGGGCACCCGCCGCTGGAGTTCCACCAGGACCAGATCGATCCGAACACGCTGCTGCCCGCGGGCGACTTCGGTGGCATGGGCAGCGAGTACCTGCTCGGCGTCGAGCCGGTCAACGGGCGCGACATCTTCAGCCGGATCGTCGCCGGCGCCTGGATCTCGCTGCTGATCGGCTTCCTCGCCACCATGGTGTCGGTGATCATCGGCACCGTCATGGGCGTCGTCGCCGGCTACTTCGGCGGCTGGGTCGACCAGGTCATCGGCCGCATCATGGACGTCTTCCTGGCCTTCCCCCTGCTGGTGTTCGCCATCGCGCTGGTGGGCGTCATGCCCAACGAGGGGTTCGGGCTCCAGGGCGACGGCCTGCGCATCGCCATGCTGATCTTCATCATCGGCTTCTTCAGCTGGCCCAGCATCGGCCGCATCGTGCGCGGCCAGACGCTCTCGCTGCGCGAGCGCGAGTTCGTCGACGCCGCCAGGAGCCTCGGCGCGCGCCACGGCTACATCCTGTTCCGCGAGGTGCTGCCGAACCTGATCGCGCCGATCCTCGTGTACGCGACCCTGCTCATCCCGACCAATATCCTCTTCGAGGCGGCGCTGTCCTTCCTCGGCGTCGGCATCAACCCGCCCACCCCGACCTGGGGTGGCATGCTCTCCGAGGCGGTCCGCTTCTACACGCTGCCCCACTTCGTGCTCTTCCCGGGTCTGGCGATCTTCATCACCGTCCTGGCGTTCAACCTGTTCGGCGACGGACTCCGGGACGCCTTCGACCCTCGGGCACACTGAGCCCGCCAACGCTTCATCCCCCGCATCCCACTCACCAAGGGGTTAGTCAATGAGAAGGAAACACGCACTGGCAGGAGCCGCGACAGCGGCGCTCGCCTTGGTGCTCTCCGCCTGTGGCGGCGGAGGTGGCGGCACTCCCAGCCAGCCCGCCCAGTCGGCGGCGGGCGGCGCCGCGCAACCCGTGGCGAACGCCGCCCTGACGCAGGTGTGGAACCCGTCCACGAAGAAGGGCGGGACGCTCAAGGCGGCCCACTCCTCCGACTGGGACAGCCTCGACCCTGCCGACACGTACTACGGCTACTCGTTCAACTTCGGCCGGTTCTACTGGCGGACGCTGACGATGTACAAGCCGGGTCCCGGCCCCGAGGGCAACACGGTCGTCCCGGACCTCGCCGAAGGGCTCGGCCAGCCCAGCCCCGACGGCAAGACGTGGACGTACAAGCTCAAGAGCGGCCTGAAGTTCGAGGACGGCTCGCCGATCACCGCCAAGGACGTGGCGTACGCGGTGGCCCGCTCCTTCGACAAGGAGACCTTCACGCACGGCCCCTCCTACCTCAACGAGCTGCTCGCGTGGCCGGAGGACTTCAAGGGCGTCTACAAGACCCCTGACGTGGACTACAAGTCGGCGGTCGAGGCCACCGACGACAGCACGGTCGTCTTCCACCTGAAGAAGCCGTTCGCGTCGATGGACTACGTCGTCCAGATGCCGATGACGGCTCCGGTGCCGCAGGCGAAGGACACGGGCGCCAAGTACAAGGAGAAGGTCGTCTCCTCGGGCCCGTACAAGTTCGAGACGAACGAGATCGGCAAGCGCTTCACCCTGGTCCGCAACGACCAGTGGGACCCGGCGACGGACCCGAACCGTCCCGCGCTGCCGGACCGCATCGAGGTCCAGCTCAACGTCAACGCGGACGACCTGGACAACCAGCTCATCTCGGGCAGCGTCCAGCTCGACATCCCCGGCACCGGCATGCAGCCCGCCGCACTCGGCAAGGTCCTGCCGGACCCGGCGCTGAAGGCTCGTACGGACAACCCGACGATCCCCAGGCTCTGGTACGTGTCGGTCATCCCCGAGACCAAGCCGCTGGACAACCTCGACTGCCGCAAGGCCGTCATGTGGGCCGCCGACCGCGTCGCCAACCAGACCGCCTACGGAGGCCCGGTGGCCGGTGGCGAGATCGCCACGAACGTGATGCCGCCGCCCATCGTCGGCCAGGAGAAGTTCGACCTGTACGCCACCCCCGAGAACAAGGGTGACGTGGCCAAGGCCAAGGAGGCGCTCGCCGCCTGTGGCCAGCCGAACGGCTTCACCACGAACATGTCGTTCCGCTCCGACCGCCCGCGCGAGAAGGCGCTGGCCGAGGCGATGCAGCAGGCGCTGGCCCGTGTCGGCATCAAGCTGGAGCTCAAGGGCTTCCCGGCCTCCAGCTACTTCTCCGACTACGCGGGTAACGTGAACTACGTCAAGGAGAACGGCATCGGCCTGGCCACCCACGGCTGGGGCTCCGACTGGCCCGACGGTTACGGCTTCATGCAGGCCATCGTCGACAGCCGTACCATCCGCGACGCCGGCAACTACAACCTCAGCGTCAAGAACCCCGAGGTCGACAAGCTGATCGACCAGGCTTCCGCCGAGCTCGACGCCACGGCCCGCGCCAAGCTGTGGGTCGAGGTCGACAAGAAGGTCATGGAGGACGCCTCCATCCTTCCGGTGGTGTGGGCCAAGTCGCTGCTGATGCGCGGCCAGGGCGTGACGAACCTCGCCTACAACGAGGGCCAGAGCATGTACGACTACGTCATGCTCGGCGTCCAGTGACGCGTCCCATCACTGGACCAGGTTCGGGGATCTAGCGAAGGCAGGTGAAGGCAGGAGTGGCCCGCCCGCGGCGGGCGGGCCACTCGGCCGACAGCGGTGGTCACATACATCATCAGGCGTCTGATCGGCGCCTTCGCCATGCTGATCGTGATCAGCATGGTCACCTTCGGCATCTTCTTCGTGGTGCCGCAGTGGGCGGGGGCGACACCCGAGGCCCTCGCCTCGCGTTACGTCGGGCGCGCGGCCACGCCGGAGACCGTGGCACTGGTCGCGGAGCGGCTCGGCTTCAACGACCCGGTGGTCGTGCAGTACGGCAGGTTCGTCAAGGGCCTGTTCGCGGGCGCCGAGTACGACTACGGCGCCGGCGTCGAGCAGTGCCCCGCGCCCTGCTTCGGCTACTCCTTCATCAGCGGCCAGCCCGTCTGGCCCGACCTGGTGGACCGCATGCCGGTGACCTTCTCGCTGGCCATCGGCGCCGCGATCCTGTGGGTGCTGGGCGGCGTCAGCGTCGGCGTGCTGTCCGCGCTGCGCAGAGGCAGCATCTTCGACCGGATCTCGATGGGCACCGCCCTCGCCGGCGTGTCCCTGCCGATCTTCTTCACCGGCATGATCTCCCTGGTCGTCTTCAGCTACGGCCTCGGCTGGACCCCGCCCGGCGGCGCCTGGACGGACTTCACCGTCAATCCCGCCCAGTGGGCCTACAACCTGCTGCTGCCGTGGATCACGCTGGCGTTCCTGTTCGCCGCGACGTACGCGCGGCTGACCCGCGCGGGCATGCTGGAGACGATGGGCGAGGACTACATCCGCACCGCCAGGGCCAAGGGCCTGCGCGAGAACCAGGTCGTGACCAAGCACGGCCTGCGCGCCGCGCTCACGCCGATCCTGACCCTGTTCGGCATCGACTTCGGCCTGCTCATCGGCGGCGCCATCCTCACCGAGACCACCTATACTCTGCCCGGGCTCGGCCAGTTCGCCATCCTGGCGATCAGGAACCAGGACCTGCCCCAGGTCATGGGTGTCGTGCTCGTCGCCGCGATGTTCGTGGTGGTCGCGAGCCTGGTCGTCGACCTCCTGTACGCCGTGGTCGACCCGAGGGTGAGGTTGTCATGAGCTTCCTTGACGTCAAGGACCTGAAGATCCATTTCCCGACCGACGACGGTCTGGTCAAGTCCGTCGACGGCCTGTCGTTCGGCGTCGAGCGCGGCAAGACGCTGGGCATCGTCGGCGAGTCGGGCTCCGGCAAGAGCGTGACCAGCCTCGGCGTGCTCGGCCTGCACAAGGGCGGCCGCGCCAGGCTCTCCGGCGAGATCTGGCTCGACGGTGAGGAGCTCATCGGCGCCTCCGCCGAGCACGTGCGCAAGCTGCGCGGCAAGAAGATGGCGATGATCTTCCAGGATCCGCTGTCGTCGATGCACCCGTTCTACACGGTCGGCCACCAGATCATCGAGGCGTACCGGATCCACAACAACGTCTCCAAGCAGGTCGCCCGCAAGCACGCCGTCGACATGCTCGGCCGGGTCGGCATCCCCGAGCCGCAGCGCCGCGTCGACGCCTACCCGCACGAGTTCTCCGGCGGCATGCGCCAGCGCGCCATGATCGCCATGGCGCTGTCGTGCGATCCCGAGCTGCTGATCGCCGACGAGCCCACCACCGCGCTCGACGTGACCGTGCAGGCCCAGATCCTCGACCTCATGCGCGACCTGCAGCGCGAGTTCAACTCCGCGCTCATCATCATCACCCACGACCTGGGCGTCGTCGCCGAGCTGTCCGACGACATCCTGGTCATGTACGGCGGCAAGTGCGTCGAGTACGGCACCACCGACGACATCTTCTACCGCCCCGAACACCCCTACACGTGGGGCCTGCTGGGCTCGATGCCCCGCCTGGACCGCGAGCCCACCGACCGCCTCATGCCGATCAAGGGCTCCCCGCCGTCGCTGATCAACGTGCCGTCCGGCTGCGCCTTCCACCCGCGCTGCCCGTACGCGGAGAAGACCGGCGGCAAGGACAGGACCGAGGTACCCGTCCTGGCCGAGACCGAGGGCGGCCACCTGGTGCGCTGCCACCTCGACAAGGCCGAACGGCGGGACCTGTGGGAGAACGAGATCAAGCCAGCGCTGGAGACTCAGTGAGCGACAACGAGCCGCTTCTTTCCGTGCACAACATGGAGAAGCACTTCCCCGTCACCAAGGGCCTGCTCAAAAGGCAGGTCGGCGCCGTCAAGGCGGTCGACGGCATCGACTTCGAGGTGTTCAAGGGCGAGACGCTCGGCCTGGTGGGGGAGTCCGGCTGCGGCAAGTCCACCACCGGACGGCTGGTGACCAGGCTCCTCGAACCCACCGCCGGCAAGATCATCTTCGAGGGTGAGGACATCACCCACATGTCGCAGGGCCGCCTCAGGCCGCTGCGCCGCGACATGCAGATGATCTTCCAGGACCCCTACTCGTCGCTCAACCCCCGGCACACGGTCGGCGCGATCGTCGGCGCGCCCTTCCGCATCCAGGGCGTCAAGACCGAGAACGGCATCAAGAAGGCCGTCCAGGACATCCTTGAGCTGGTCGGGCTCAACCCCGAGCACTACAACCGCTACCCGCACGAGTTCTCCGGCGGGCAGCGCCAGCGCATCGGCATCGCCCGCACCCTCGCGCTCAAGCCCAAGCTGATCATCGCCGACGAGCCCGTCTCCGCGCTCGACGTGTCCATCCAGGCCCAGGTCGTCAACCTGCTCGAAGACCTGCAGAACGAGCTGGACCTGACCTACGTCGTCATCGCCCACGACCTGTCGGTGGTACGGCACATCAGCGACCGCGTCGCCGTCATGTACCTCGGCAAGATCGTCGAGATCGCCGAGCGCAAGCGGCTGTACGAGTCGCCCATGCACCCGTACACCAACGCGCTGCTGTCCGCCGTGCCCGTGCCCGACCCGAAGTCGCGCAAGGACCGCGAGCGCATCCGGCTCGTCGGCGACGTGCCCAGCCCGCTCAACCCGCCGCCCGCGTGCCGCTTCCACACCCGCTGCTGGAAGGCGCAGGACATCTGCAAGCAGGTCGAGCCGCCGCTGGCGGAGCTGGCCGACGGCCACCGGGTGGCCTGCCACTTCCCGGAGAACGCCCCCGAGCAGGCGACGCCGAGCAGCCCTGCCGTCACGACAGGCTGAAACCGGCCGGCGTCACGACAGGCTGAATCCTGACGGCGCCGGGCGTCGTCAGGAGATGGCGCCCGGCGTGATCAGCCCCGTCTCGTAGGCCAGCACCACCGCCTGCACGCGGTCACGCAGCCCCAGCTTGGTCAGCACGTTGCCGACGTGCGTCTTCACCGTCGTCTCGCTCACCACGAGCTTGGCCGCGATCTCCGCGTTCGACATGCCCTTGGCGATGAGCCGCAGCACCTCCAGCTCCCGCTCGGTCAGCCGGTCCAGCCGGGCGGGCGCCGCCTGCTCGTACGCCGACGGCAGCCGCGCCGCGAACCGGTCCAGCAGCCGCCGCGTCACGCTCGGCGCCACGATCGCGTCGCCCGCCGCCACCACCCGGATCGCCTGCACCAGCTCGTCCGGCGGCACGTCCTTCAGCAGGAACCCCGACGCCCCGGAGCGCAGCGCCTCCACGATGTACTCGTCGAGGTCGAACGTCGTCAGCACCAGCACCTTCGGCACGTGCGCCGACGGCGCCGCCTCCCGCACGATCCTGCGGGTCGCCTCGATGCCGTCGACCCCGGGCATCCGGATGTCCATCAGCACCACGTCGGGCAGCAGCGCCCTCGTCTGCTCCTGCGCGTCCTTGCCGTCGCCCGCCTGGCCCACCACCGTGATGTCGGGCTCGGCCTCGAGTATCAGGCGGAAACCGGTACGCAGCAGCGGCTGGTCGTCCACCAGCAGCACTCTGATCGTCATTGGCCGTCCTTCAACGGGAGCCTCGCCCGCACTTCGAAACCGCCCCCCGGTAGCGGACCGATGTTGAGGATTCCACCATAGAGGGCCACCCGCTCTCGAATGCCCACCAAACCATGCCCTGGCGGCGACGACAGCTCCATCTCCTGTGCCGCGCCCCGCCCGTCGTCCTCCACCCGCACGTCCAGCTCGTACGGCTCGTACCGGACCGTCACCACCGCCTCCGCCCCCGCGCCCGCGTGCCGCAGGCTGTTGGTCAGCCCCTCCTGGACCAGCCGGTACGCCGCCAGGTCGACGCCCGCGGGCAGCGCCACCGGCTCGCCCTCCACCAGCAGCCGCGTCGGCAGCCCCGCCTCCCGCATCTGCTCCACCAGCGACGGCAGATCCCGCACCCCCGGCTGCGGCCCCAGCTCCGCCCGCGCGTCGGCCCTGGTGTCGGTACGCAGCACGCCCACGATGTTACGCATCTCCGCCATCGCCAGCCGCCCCGTGTGCTCGATCGCCGACAGCGCCTCCCGCGCCAGGTCGGGATCGGAGGCCAGCACCCGCCGCGCGGCCGCCGCCTGCACCGTCATCACGCTCACGTGGTGCGCCACCACGTCGTGCAGCTCCCGCGCGATCCGCGACCGCTCCTCCGCCCGCGCCGCCCGCGTGTCGGCCGCGTGCGCCCGCTCCAGCCGCGCCGCCCGGTCCTTCAGCTCCTCCAGGTACGCCCGCCGCAACCGCAGGCTCCGGCCCGCCCCCCACACCGCCACCAGCACCACGGCGGTCACCACGTACTCGCTCGGGCTGCCCGCCCTGACCGGGCTCGACGCGGCGCCCGCCAGGTACGTCACCAGCGACAGCACCAGCCCCGCCAGCGCGACCGCCAGCCCCCGGTAGGACGCCACCGAATACAGCAGCACGATCCCCGCCAGGCTCGACATGCCGGTGCCGTAGCCGAGCGCGTTGAGCAGCGTCTCCGGCACCAGCCCCGCGCACAGCGCCGACAGCGGCCAGCGGCGGCGCACCGCCACCGGCACCGACGCCGCCACCAGCAGCAGCGCCCCGAACACGTCCGGCTGCCGCATGCCCTCGGCCGGGAACCCCTCGGCCTGCAGCCGATCGGGCCCGTACAGCGCGTACAGCGCCACGGAGGCCGCTGCCACCACCCCGGCGAGCACCGTGTCGTGGAGCCTGCTCCGATCTATGCGCACCGCTTCACTGTAAGACCAGGTGAGAGCCGGGAACCTCCTACTCCGGGAGGATAAGCGGGGCTCTGGAGGGGCTCTAGAGCTCGTCCGTGGCCGCGCGGCGGCTGCTGCGCACCGTGTCGCCCGGCTGACGGTCGGGCACCGGCGGCGGCGTGCCGCCGAACTCCGGGCACAGTGCCTGATGGTCGCACCAGTCGCACAGGCGGCTGCGCCGCGCCCGCCACTCGCCCGTCTCCAGCGACCGCTCGATCGCCGCCCAGAGCGCCATCACCTTGCGCTCGGTGGCCAGCAGATCCGCCTCGTCCGGCGCGTACCGCAGCACCTCGCCCTGCCCGCCCAGGTAGACGAGCTGCAGCAGCCGCGGCACGCTGCCGCGCAGCCGCCACAGCACCAGCGCGTAGAACTTCATCTGGAACAGCGCCTTGGCCTCGAAGTCGGGCCCCGGCGCGCTGCCCGTCTTGTAGTCGACCACCCGGACCTCGCCCGTCGGCGCCACGTCGAGCCGGTCGACGTAACCCCGCAGCATCAGCCCCCCGTCGAGCACCGCCTCCACGTACAGCTCCCGCTCGGCCGGCTCCAGCCGCGTCGGATCCTCCAGCGTGAAGTAGCGCCGCAGCATCTCCCGCGCCTGCCCCAGCCACTGCGCCTGCTCCGCCTCGTCGGCGAACATCCGCGCGTACTGCGGGTCGTCGGCCAGCAGCCGCTCCCACTGCGGCTCCAGCAGCTCCAGCGCCGCCTCCACCGAGCGGCCCGGCGCCGGCAGGTCGTACAGGCGCTCCAGGACCGCGTGCACCACCGTGCCGCGCACCGCCGCCTGCGACGGCTTCTCCGGGAGCTGGTCGATCACCCGGAAGCGATAGAGCAGCGGACACGTCATGAAATCGCCCGCCCGGGACGGGGAGAGAGCTCCGATGATCACCGGCTCGGTCAACGTCATGCACCGCACTCTAGGTCAAGACCCCGACAGAATAACCGCCGCGGAACGAGGATCACGTGATCGGGCGCGTAGCATCAAGGCAGCAACAGCACGTAATGGACGTTCAAGGAGTGCGGTGAGCGAGCAGAGCCCGCGGCAGGAGTCCTCCGGCATCCGGATGGGAAAGCCGTTCGGCATTCCGGTGTACGTCTCGTGGACCTGGTTCCTCGTGGCGGCCTTCATCACCGTCATGTTCGGGCCCCAGATGCGCCAGAGGCTGCCACAGCTCGACGACTTCGCCGCGTACGGGGTGGCGTTCCTGTTCGCGGTGCTGCTGTACATCTCGGTGCTGCTGCACGAGCTGGCGCACAGCGTGCTGGCCAAGGCGTACGGCCTGCCGGTCCGAAGGATCACCCTCTACCTGCTCGGCGGCGTCTCGGAGATCGAGAAGGAGCCGCCCACGCCGGGCAAGGAGTTCATGGTCGCCGCCGCGGGCCCCGCGCTCTCGCTCGGCCTGGGCG
This window encodes:
- a CDS encoding ABC transporter permease yields the protein MTAPLDVSGSAAEAHPESVLKGAGKAIQGRSLTRIAWMRLRRDKVALGGGVVVLLLILVAIFSTPIISLFGHPPLEFHQDQIDPNTLLPAGDFGGMGSEYLLGVEPVNGRDIFSRIVAGAWISLLIGFLATMVSVIIGTVMGVVAGYFGGWVDQVIGRIMDVFLAFPLLVFAIALVGVMPNEGFGLQGDGLRIAMLIFIIGFFSWPSIGRIVRGQTLSLREREFVDAARSLGARHGYILFREVLPNLIAPILVYATLLIPTNILFEAALSFLGVGINPPTPTWGGMLSEAVRFYTLPHFVLFPGLAIFITVLAFNLFGDGLRDAFDPRAH
- a CDS encoding cellulose synthase produces the protein MGNFEAIAWLPLCAGVTIAGLALAFLAFRRRGAAAGLRVTAWALLPVAAYLTGALQALWRIGTTVVGFVTGLVFNPSVWAGVAVAGLSVVLFVVSGVMRGRRLSLSRKKKSDDGGAPAQGGPAKQAPAAAKPQQAAGRPQQPAVSQKPASKGEDDFSDIEELLKRRGIS
- a CDS encoding HAD family hydrolase, whose amino-acid sequence is MQAVFFDMDGLLVDSERVWLRIETEVMARLGAEWTPEHQVHLVGGSMERTVDYMLAVSGAAVPPETVREWMVTGMVSRLTAGVHVMPGASELLDGLRAEGVPVGLVTSSLKEIADAVLKSVGRDRFDVVVTADDVTRTKPDPEPYLTAARLLGVQPVRCVVLEDSPNGVAAATAAGCAVVAVPSLLPIEPAAGRLVVPSLTEVGVADLRDLLPS
- the metH gene encoding methionine synthase, with product MSISPTFREVLAQRVIVADGAMGTMLQAQDPTIDDFHGHEGCNEVLNVTRPDIVRGVHDAYFAVGVDCVETNTFGANLAALGEYDISDRVFEYSEAGARIAREAADHWATPDQPRFVLGSMGPGTKLPTLGHLPYASLRDAYRDNAAGLIAGGADALIIETCQDLLQVKAAVVGARRAIEDAGRDIVIIAQVTIETNGAMLLGSEIGAALTAIEPLGVDIIGLNCATGPAEMSEHLRYLARHSRLKLSCMPNAGLPVLTADGAYYPLSAGELAEAHRTFTRDYGLSLVGGCCGTTPEHLRQVVEGVRGKEPAQRRPHPEPGASSLYQTVPFRQDTSYLAIGERCNTNGSKAFREAMLEGRWDDCVETARDQARDGAHMLDLCVDYVGRDGVADMKELAFRFATASTLPIMLDSTEPAVLQAGLEMLGGRAAVNSVNYEDGAGPDSRFQKIMRLVREHGSAVVALTIDEEGQARTADHKIRVATRLVEDLTANWGMRVEDIIVDCLTFPIATGQEETRRDGLETIEAIRELKRRYPGVQTTLGLSNISFGLNPAARMVLNSVFLNECVNAGLDSAIVHASKILPMARIPDEQRQVALDMVYDRRREGYDPLQKFMDLFEGVDAAAMRAGKAEELAALPLWERLKRRIIDGERKGLEADLDAALAQRPALEIINEVLLDGMKTVGELFGSGQMQLPFVLQSAEVMKTAVAYLEPHMERVEGETKGRIVLATVKGDVHDIGKNLVDIILSNNGYQVVNLGIKQPVSAILEAADEQKADVIGMSGLLVKSTVIMKENLEEMNSRGLSEKYPVLLGGAALTRAYVEQDLAELFEGEVRYARDAFEGLRLMDAFMAVKRGVQGATLPPLRERRVKTGATLVRTPVEELPARSDVAADNPVPRAPFHGDRVVKGISLNEYAAFLDERALFLGQWGLKPTRGGDGPGYEELVETEGRPRLRMWLERMQTEGLLEAAVVYGYFPCVADGDSLIILDDDGSERTRFTFPRQRRDRHLCLSDFFRGKDTGEVDVVGFQVATMGAKISEATAELFAKDAYRDYLELHGLSVQLTEALAEYWHARVRSEWGIGGEESLDDMLKVNIQGCRYSFGYPACPNLEDQKQLFELLAPERIGVTLSEEFQLHPEQATSALVAHHPEAKYFNV
- a CDS encoding ABC transporter substrate-binding protein, translating into MRRKHALAGAATAALALVLSACGGGGGGTPSQPAQSAAGGAAQPVANAALTQVWNPSTKKGGTLKAAHSSDWDSLDPADTYYGYSFNFGRFYWRTLTMYKPGPGPEGNTVVPDLAEGLGQPSPDGKTWTYKLKSGLKFEDGSPITAKDVAYAVARSFDKETFTHGPSYLNELLAWPEDFKGVYKTPDVDYKSAVEATDDSTVVFHLKKPFASMDYVVQMPMTAPVPQAKDTGAKYKEKVVSSGPYKFETNEIGKRFTLVRNDQWDPATDPNRPALPDRIEVQLNVNADDLDNQLISGSVQLDIPGTGMQPAALGKVLPDPALKARTDNPTIPRLWYVSVIPETKPLDNLDCRKAVMWAADRVANQTAYGGPVAGGEIATNVMPPPIVGQEKFDLYATPENKGDVAKAKEALAACGQPNGFTTNMSFRSDRPREKALAEAMQQALARVGIKLELKGFPASSYFSDYAGNVNYVKENGIGLATHGWGSDWPDGYGFMQAIVDSRTIRDAGNYNLSVKNPEVDKLIDQASAELDATARAKLWVEVDKKVMEDASILPVVWAKSLLMRGQGVTNLAYNEGQSMYDYVMLGVQ